TCAAGGAAATCAGCCGTGCCTATGAAGTTTTGTCGGATCCGGAAAAGAGGGCTCGTTATGACCGTTTTGGGGAAGCTGGTGTATCAGGGGCAGCCAGTGGGGGTGTAGGCTTCGACCCCAGCGATTTTGTAGGGTTTGCAGACATATTTGAAACGTTTTTCGGCGGATTTAGCGGGGTTGGTGCTACTGGTCGTCGTCGAGGCCCCAGCCGCGGAGATGATCTGCGTTACGACTTAACCCTAGACTTCCAAGAGGCGGTATTCGGGGGTGAGAAGGAAATCAAAATTTCCCACCTAGAAACCTGCAAGGCTTGTGAGGGCACCGGCGCTAAAAGGGGCTCCAGACCCAGAACATGCCCCACTTGCGGCGGCACTGGCCAGGTGAGACGTGCCACTCGTACCCCCTTTGGCAGTTTTGCCCAAATCTCTACCTGTCCTACCTGTGGTGGCGAGGGCATGGTCATTGATGCTAAGTGTGAAGTATGTGGAGGTACAGGGAGAAAACAAGTAACTAAGAAACTGAAAATTACTATACCCGCGGGCGTGGACAGTGGCACCCGTCTACGAGTAAGTGGAGAGGGAGACGCAGGCACCAGAGGCGGCCCCCCGGGCGATTTATATGTGTACTTGAACGTAAGACCTCATCCTCACTTCCGTAGGGATGGCATCAATATTCTCTCAGAAATCACTATTAGCTATCTACAGGCCATTCTGGGTTGTCGTCTGAAAGTACCCACTATTGATGGGGATTATGAGTTGCATATACCAGCCGGCACACAGCCCAATACTGTCATAACTCTGGAGGGTAAGGGGGTTCCAAAATTAGGCAACCCCGTCAGTCGTGGTGACCATCTTTTGACCGTTAAGGTAGAAATACCCACCAAGATTACCCATGAGGAAAGGGAGTTGTTGGAAAAACTAGCTAAAATTAAGGGAGAACACAACT
This genomic window from Geminocystis sp. M7585_C2015_104 contains:
- the dnaJ gene encoding molecular chaperone DnaJ, translating into MAADYYEILGVPRTATEKEIKEAYRRLAKKYHPDVNKDPGAEEKFKEISRAYEVLSDPEKRARYDRFGEAGVSGAASGGVGFDPSDFVGFADIFETFFGGFSGVGATGRRRGPSRGDDLRYDLTLDFQEAVFGGEKEIKISHLETCKACEGTGAKRGSRPRTCPTCGGTGQVRRATRTPFGSFAQISTCPTCGGEGMVIDAKCEVCGGTGRKQVTKKLKITIPAGVDSGTRLRVSGEGDAGTRGGPPGDLYVYLNVRPHPHFRRDGINILSEITISYLQAILGCRLKVPTIDGDYELHIPAGTQPNTVITLEGKGVPKLGNPVSRGDHLLTVKVEIPTKITHEERELLEKLAKIKGEHNSKKGLEGFFDSIFHR